Genomic window (Novosphingobium sp. 9U):
CGTGTGATGATCATCGGCGCCGGGCCGGTGGGATCGATCCTGGCCCTGGCGCTGCGGCAGCAGGGCGTGCCCGTGCTGCTGATCGACCAGCTCGCCGCGCCGGAGCGCGACTGCCGCGCCGCCTCTTGCCATCCGCCCACGATCGCGATCCTGGACCGGCTCGGGCTGCTGGACGATGGGCTGGAGCAGGGGCTGGTTTCGCCCGTGTTCCACTACCTCGACCGGGTCACGGGCGAGCAGGTCGGCCGCTTTGCGTTGCCCGAGATGCAGTCGCCCCCCGAGCATGCCTACGTGCTCCAGTGGGAGCAGTACAAGATCGCCGACACGGTCGCGGAACGGCTTGCGGCGGACCCAGAGGCTCAGATCCTGCGCGAGACCACGCTGCTGGGTCTCGAGCAGCAGGCCGACCGCGTGATCGCCACCGTGCGGCGCGGCGATGGATCGACCGAGCAGCTGGACGCGCCCTACGTGGTCGGTTGCGACGGCGGGCGCAGCACCGTGCGCAAGCTGTCTGGCATCGACTTCGAGGGCTTTACCTGGCCCGAGCGGTTCATCAAGATCGATACCCGCCACGACTTCACCACGCTCGGCCCCAAGATCAGCAACCGCAACTACTTCTCCGATCCGGACGAGTGGATGAACCTGTTCAAGGCGCGGGGCGAGGACGGGTCGGGCATGTGGCGCGCAGTCAGCCCGACGCTACCTGAGCAGGCGGACGAGGACCTGCTCTCGCCCGCGGCTATCGAGGCGCGGCTGCAGAAGTTCTGCCCCAAGCCCGGCACCTACGAGATCGTCACCGTGGCGCTCTACAACGTGCACCAGCGGATCGCCGCGACCTTCAACGAGGGGCGGGTGCTGCTGGCGGGAGACGCTGCGCACGTCAACAATCCGGTCGGCGGCATGGGCATGAACGGCGGCATCCACGACGCGATGAACCTGGCAGAGAAGCTGTCGATGATCCTGCACCACGGCGCCGAGGCCGAGCCACTGCTCGACCGCTACAGCCGTCAGCGGCGCAAGGCGCAGGTCGACGGCGTGCAGGCGCAGAGCATCGCCAACAAGCAGACCTTGGGCGAGAAGGACCCGGCCATCCGCGCGGCCAAGCTGGCCGAGATCGCGCATGCGTCGGCCACGCAGGACTTGCACGACGCCTTCATCCGGCGCGCCTGCATGATCGACAGCTACGCCGCCGCCGAAGCCACTCTCTGACCGGAGCCCTCGCCATGCAGACCGCCCGCCACGCCCGCCCCGCCGAGATCGCCGACTGGTCGCTCGAGCAGATCATGGACCGCTACGTCGCCCGCTTTGCGGATCGGGTGCCGGACTGGAACGCGTTCTCCGACGCCAGCATCGAAGGCTATCACCGCGCACAGCACCGCTTCATCGGCGCGGGTGCCTCGGGCAAGCACGACGATGGCAGCGTGGTGCCCGCGGGCAACTTCACGCTTTCGATCATGCTGGTGCCGCCTGGGCAAGGCAACGCCGCCCACACGCATGAGGTGGAGGAGGTGTTCTTCATCCTCCAGGGCCGCTGCACGGTGTTCGTCGAGGACGAGGCGGGCACCCGGCTTTCGAAGGAGCTGGGCCCGTGGGAGCTAATCTCGTGCCCGCCCGGCGTGATCCATGGCTATCAGAACGATACCGATGAGCCGTGTTACTTGCAGGTGGTTCTGGGGCGCGGCAAGCCGGAGGTCGCGGGATTTGCCGACCAGGCGCTGTTCGAGAAGCGTGAGGCGCATCTCTGAGGTGGGGGCGTCCCTGTCACACCCGTACTCCGTCAGTCCCGCGAAGCCGAATCCATCGCCTGGATCATTGGTTCGTCGCGCGCTGCTGCCCAAGCTGAGCGCGCCGCATAAGTTCGCCTCACTTCACCGTCAGCCTGTTCGAGAGCGCCAGGGATAGATCCGCCCTCGTGGGGTCGACGAAGGTAGGTTAGGTGTGCGCGCTCTCCGCCCGCATCCCTGTGTCGACCGAACGGAGAGGGAAGAGGTCAGCCTGCGACCTTTAGCTCCACGCCCGCCATGCCTGTCGCCCAGGTCGGCATCGCCTCGTAGAACACCGCTTCGCCGCCAGCGCCACCGGCCGCTGCTGCAGCGACGATCCAGGCGTTGATCTCCAGCCCACCATTGCCGGCGACCTCAAGGATTTCGGCATTGTCGCGCGCTGCCATGGCCGACAGGTCACCGGCCAGCACTTCGGCGAGGAAGGCCTGGTCCCAAGGCTCGTTGATCGTGCCTTCGCCCGGCATGCCGACCCAGTGCGACAGTCCGCCTGCGCCGAGCACGACCACCCTCTGCTCGCCCGGCAGTTGGTTCACATAAGCGCGCAGGACTTCACCCAGTTCGCGGCACTGTGCCGGGCTGGGCTCGGGATAGAACACGGTGTTCACGTAGAGCGGCACTGCCGGAATGCTGCGCGCGGGATCGACGATCCCGAGTGGGATCATCACGCCATGGTCGGGCTGGATGTCCTCGGCGGCCGAGATCTCGACACCCTGCGCGTCTGCGAAAGTCAGCAGCCCCGTGGCAAACTCAGGCGCGCCGGGGACGGGATCGCGCGGCAGGCCCATGTCGCCGAGCGGGTGAAAGGTCTCCGCCGTGCCAACCGCGAAGGGCGCCGGCGCCCCCAGGCTAAAGTTGTTGAGGTGATCGCTGGACACCACCACCAGCACGTCGGGCTCCAGCGCCCGGATGCGCCGGCCGATCTCGCGCATGCCCTGGAACACGCGCTCGGACTGCTCGTCGACCCCCTCAGGGCTACCGAGCTGGTGCGACATCGCGAAGGCGCCAACGATCTGGCCCATGTTATCTCCGGTCGAAGAAGTGGCTGATGGCGAAGAACGGCATGGTCGGCCGCCCCGACCAGATCAGCCACTTGATGACGTAGTTGCCGTGCACGCCCAGCTGCGAGATCTCGTCGCGGCTGCCTGTCAGGAGCACCGTGCGCTCATCCTCCGGCACTTGAAACCTGTCGAACAGCGCATCCGGTTCCGACTTCACCAGGGCCCGGTCTTCGGGATGGCGTACCAGATGCTCGATCAAGGCGTGGACGGCGACGCTCATGCCGCCGGCTTGCCGAGGAAGCGCAGCACTGCGCCGCAGAAGTCCTCGGTCTGCTCGATCATCGCCCAGTGGCCGCAATGGGGGACGATGTAGCCCCAGCTGTTGGGCAGCAGCTCCAGGAAGCGATAGGCGCGCGGCAGGATCGAGACGCCGTCCTGCTTGCCGTTCACCACCAGCACCGGCTGGGTGATCGTGGTCAGGCGTTCCTCGTCGTAGTTCAGCGTGCCCTTGCGTGTCTCGGCGTTCACTGCCTCCAGCGCCGCCTTGGCTGCCTCGTCCTCGAGCAGTTGGTAGCGGTACTCCACCATCTCGCCCTGAGGCTCGTAGCCGGGCGCGGTGAGGCCGACGATGACGCGGCGCATGCCCTCGCGCGTGAAGTCGTAGTGCAGGGTCGCCGCCAGGTTGGGCGAGGGCTTGGGTGGGATCGGCAGACCGGCGCTGCCCATCAGCACCAAAGCCGAGAGCAGCTCTGGCCGGTCCAACGCCACGCCGATCGCGGTCGCACCACCCATCGAGTTGCCGACGATCGCCACGCCGGTGAGGCCCATAGCGTCGAGGAAGTCGGCCATGTGGCGGTTGCGGCCGGGCTGGTCGTAGACGTAGCTTTCCGGTGATGGCTTGTCGGTCTTGCCGAAGCCGATCATGTCGGGCGCGATCACCCGAAAATGGGGCGCGAAATGCGCGAAGCAGTCCTTCCAGTTGCCCCAGCTGTCCGCGCCAGCGCCGCCGCCGTGCACCAGCACCAGCGGCGGACCTTCGCCCGCCTCCAGGTAGTGGGTGCGCACGCCATTCGCGTCGACGAAGTTCGAAGTGATCTCCATGCCCGTGCTCCTCAGCGCAGATCGATCTTCTGCTGGATGCCGCGACCATGGCGGCTGGCGAGGCGGCGCCAGGCGAGGATCGTCTCGTCCGGCTCGCACAGCATCTCGTCCACCCAGCCGTAGTCGTCGGCGTAGAACGGCTCGGTCACTTCGCGCGCCCAGATGTCGTCGCCGTTGAAGCCGTCGAGCGCGTGAGGCTTCCACGTCGCTTCGAACTCGTTGGCGAAGTTCACCTCGTCCGCGGGCGTCGGGCAGTGCTTGCCGATCGTCTGCACGTAGAGGTGGCGGTCGGCATCGAGCGGCACGTACCACTCGAATTGCGTCAGCCCGCCGGTCGGAAAGCTGTCCACCTTGAGTACGCCGGGCAGCCAGATCGAGGTCCCAACCGAAGCCGAAGTCCCCTGCACCTGTGCCGAGCGCGGTCCGCTGACCACGATCTCGCCATCGATCACGCCGTCCCAGACGGGCTTGTGCTGCGCGAAGTCGTCCATCACGCCCTTGGGGCCGTCCTCCTCCTCGATCAGCTGCACTGCGCCAGGCAGCGGCGTGTGGCCGATCGGAAAGTTGAAGGTGCGGAAGTGGCGGAGCGTCGTGTCCTTGTGGATGAAGATGTGCAGCGCGTCGAAGCCGTTCTCCGCGCCCAGGCGCCAGTTTGAGTTCACGACGCGGTGCTTGCCCAGGATCATGACGTCATCGTCGAGGAAGCCGGGCGGCACGTCCTTGGCAAGGTCGTGCAGCTCGTCCGCGTCGCCCAGGAACACGAAGATCAGGCCCTTCGCCTCGGTGGCCGGGTAGGTGACGATCTTGCGGCGGTTGATCAGCTTGCTCTCCGGCACCGCCAGGATGTTGACCAGCTCACCGGTCTGAAACCGGTAGGTGTAGCCGTGGTACCAGCAGGTGATCGTGTCCTTGGTGTAGCAGTCGGGCTTCTTCGACAGCGGCACGCCGCGATGCAGGCAGCGGTCGCGCATGGCGTAGACCTTGCCCTCGATCCGCTTGAGCAGCAGCCGCTCGCCCAGCAGCTCGATGACTTCCAGCTGGCCCTCGCCCAGCTCCTTGGAAAAGCGCACCGGGTACCAGTGATTGCGGAAGCCCAGCTTGGCTTCGACATAGCCCTTCCAATCGCCGACCATGCTGACGACTTCGGGATTGACCAGCGGCTCTTCGTTCATCGTAGTGTCCTCGGAAGGTAGGATTTTCAGCGGAAGGAGGTGGCGACAGTGCCAAGACCCTCGATGGTGGCGTGCACCGCGTCGCCGGGAGAGACGGGGCGCATCGGGCCCAGCGCTCCGGTCAGGATGACCTCGCCCGCGCACAATGGATGGCCGAGTGCGTGGCTGGTGCGCGCCAGCCAGGCCGCGGCATTGAGCGGGCTGCCCAGGCAATCGCGGCCATGGCCTTGCGAAACGGTCTCCCCGTTGATCGTCATGGTCATCGCGCAGTTCGCCAGGTCCAGTCCATCGAGGCGCCGCGCCGGTCCGCCCAACACGACCAGTCCAGCCGAGGCATTGTCCGCCACGGTGTCGAGAATGCCGATCTTCCAATCGGCGATGCGGCTGGCGACCACTTCGAGCGAGGGCACCGCGTAAGCGGTCGCGGCGATCACGTCGGCCACCGTGGCGTTCGCCATATCGAGGTCGGCACCCAGGATCAGCGCGACTTCGGCCTCGATCCGCGGCTGGCGCAAGTCGGCATGATCGAGCACCGCATTGTCGCCGAAGACCATGTCGTCGGTGAGATGGCCGAAGTCCGGCTGGTCGACGCCGAGCTGGCGCTGCACTGCGGGCGAGGTCAGCCCGATCTTGCGACCCACTACGCGGCGACCTGCCGCAAGCCGTCCCCCGATCTGCAGCAACTGCACTTCATAGGCCTGCGCGATATCCGCCAGGCCTTCCGCAACAGGCGCGATCGGCTGGCCTTGGTATGCCTCGGCAAGGCGCCGGGCGATATTCGCAGACGATTGTGAAGCAACAGATTCGTTCACGCTCTTCCCCTGTATTCGATATGATCGTATGACAAACATTCACCCTGCTTGTCGAGGAGGAAGTTCACGATGTTTCGCGCCACGTTGCAGTTCCAGGATGGCGGATCGTTCGAACTCGATGTTCCCGAGGGGCGAACGCTGGTCGAAGCCGCGCTCGAAGCCGAGGCGCCGCTGCGGTCTGACTGCATGAGCGGCACCTGCGGCTCATGCGTCGGGCGGCTGCTGCGCGGCGAAGTGACGCGCGACCCAATGGATCAGTCGATCGTCAGCGAAGACGAGGCGGCGGCAGGCATCTACCCGACCTGCCTGACCCGCCTGGGCTCGGACGCGCGGTTCGAACTCGATTACCCACTCGATCCTTGCCCCAGTCCGCCGACGCGCATGCGCGCAGAACTGGTGTCGAGCGAGCGTGTAGCGACGACGGTGTCACGGCTGGTGATGCGGGTGGACGATCCGGACGCTTTCCGCTTCCAGCCGGGCCAATACTTGCGGCTGCGCCCGCCTGGCCTGCGTGTAGCACGTGCCTACTCGATCGCTTCATCGCCGGCCTCGCTTCCGCTCGTCGAATTGCTGATCCGCCATGTCCCCGGCGGGCAGGTCAGCGGATGGCTCGACGGGGACGCTGCAATCCCCGGGGCGACGATGACCCTGCAAGGGCCGCTTGGCGGATTTGCGCTCGACGACCGGACCGGCCGCGCGGTGTTCGTCGTGGGCGGAACCGGACTCGCGCCGGCCATGGCGATGATCCGCGCCCATGCCGGGCGGCTGCCGATGCTGCTGTGCTTCGGCTGCACGCGGCCAGAGGAGCTGTTCCTCCATGACGAGCTGCGCGCGCTCGAGGCAGCGACGCCGGGCCTGGAGGTGCGCGTGGCGCTGATGGAAGGCGCCTCGGGCACCATCCGCGCGGGCACGGCCGTGGCGCTGCTCGCGGGCGATCCGGTCGCGGGATCGAGCTATCACTTGTGCGGCCCCCCGGCGATGGTGGATGCCGCACGCGCGGCCTTGCGCGCCGAAGGGGTCGGTCCCGAACGCATCCGCGCCGAACGATTCGCCGTCGGCGGCTGAGGCGGGACCGGCGCCTGTGAGCAACGAGCTGTCAGGTACTGCTCGGGACGGTCACCTCCGGCATGCCGACGGACTTTGCGTCCGCTGCTCTAAAGAGGTCGGTCGATCTCAAGCAGTTCCAGCGGATGGTCCAGAGTGCCCGTGCCGACGAACAGGCGGCTGACGCCAATATCCTCGGCCCACGCCACGCCGGTCGCTTCCGCTTCCTGGGCGGTGGCGAAAAGTTGCGTGTCGATGACCGACACCGATTCGTCGTCATTGTCCTGCGAGCACAACGCCGATGCGGTCAGCTTGTAGTTCCCGCCCGGCTGTTCTTCGATCCGGATGCAGTCGACATCGACGGGGGCCTGCTTGCCGATCGGTAGTCTGATGATTTCCATCGCGCGTTCCTTGCTGTCCCTGAGGACTAACGCGGTCGAGAAGTATCGGCTCCGGACGGAGTGGCAGCACGATGAAACGCGGCGCGCTCTGGAGCGTCAATGTAGTATCGCGAGCGATGGCTGACAGGCGCCGAATGTTCAGGACGGGCCGGAACAGGCGCTGGCGGAGACGCCGGGATTCGAACCCGGGGTGCCCCCTTAAGAGCACGACGGTTTAGCAAACCGCTGGTTTCAGCCACTCACCCACGTCTCCGGATGCGGCCTTGAGGGCGCGGCTATAGCGAGGGAGGTGGAGGGCGGCAAGGGGGGTGCAGGCGTGCTCCGGCATTCATGGGCACATTTCCGTCTGTCCTTGCTCCGCCTTCGGTTGGTCGCAAAACGGAGTCGGCCAATCGCCCGTTCATTGTTCGATCAGCCGCGATCTCGTTTACCAACGGTTGGGTGCGACCAAAGGCGATTGCCGATACGTCGCGTGCGCCGGCCATGGGCGCGGGAGGGGTTTGCGAAGGCCATGAACATCTTGACGTTACGATCACGCTGGGCCCGCGCCGTTGCGGCATTGGGGCTTGCCTCGATGGCGCTCGGAACGCCGGCTATGGCGCAAGTGCGCTCGGTCGATCCCGATGCCGCGATCGACGGCGATCTCTCGCCCGGCCAGAACACATCGGCACCAGCGCCGACGCGCGATTATCCAGCGCCGACGAGCTCGGCGGGCACTTCCGGCAACGGCACGCCGGTGGATACGACATCGGGCGCTCCCGCGACGACGACGAGCGAGCCGCCGGCTTCGGTGGACGATTGGAGTCCGCAGTCGATCGGTACTGAGGCGAACACGCCGCAGGGCAGCACGTACCGCAAGGACGACCTGATCGGCGCGGCCGAGGGCGTGTTCGGGAAGGGCGCGCAAGGACTTGCCAGCCTGATCGAGGATCTGCTGAAGAAGCAGGGCGAGCCCAACGCCTACATCGTCGGGCGCGAGGGCTCGGGCGCCATCGGTGTGGGCCTGCGCTATGGCTCGGGCACGATGCACCACAAGGTGGAGGGCACGCGCGCGGTGTACTGGACCGGGCCGTCGATCGGCTTCGACGCCGGCCTGAATGCGGCGAACGCCTTCGTGCTGGTCTACAACCTCTACGACACCGAGGACCTCTACAAGCGGTTCCCGGCGGGTGAGGGGCAAGCCTACCTGATCGGCGGCTTCCACGTCAGCTACATGCGTCGCGGCAACGTGGTGCTGATCCCCGTCCGCATGGGCGCGGGCGTGCGCCTGGGCATCAACGCGGGTTACATGAAATTCACGCACGAGCAGAAGTGGCTGCCGTTCTGAGGTTCGGTGCAGAGGCGCGGTAAGCCCGCCAGCCGCCCCTCCGCTGGAAAACCGCCACTCTGCGGCTTGCCGGAAGGGGCAGTGCACAGTAAGGCCCCGCCCGCCATGCTCAGCAACCTCAAGCAACAGCCCGCCGACGCGCTCCTGGCGCTCATCAAGCTCCACAACGCGGATCCGCGCGCCGACAAGATCGACCTCGGCGTCGGCGTCTATCGCACCGGGCAGGGCGACACGCCTGTGTTCGCCGCGATCAAGGCGGCCGAGAAGAAGCTGTTCGAGGAGCAGGACTCCAAGGCCTACCTCGGCCCTGAGGGCGACATGGCCTTCGTCGAGGCGCTGATGCCCTACGTGTTCGGCAAGGATACCGCCGACATGGGCGGCCGCATCGAGGGTATGCAGACGCCCGGCGGGACCGGATCGCTGCGCGTGGCGCTCGCGATGGCGAAGCGCGCAGGGATCGAGCGCATCATCGTCGGCGTGCCAAGCTGGCCCAACCATGCGCAGATCTGCGCCGACCTTGGCCTCGCCGTCGTGGAATTCAATCACGCCACCGCTGCCGGCCAGACCGATATGGACGCGCTGCGCGGCGCTCTGGCGCAAGCCGGCGCCAGCGACGCGATCCTGCTGCACGGCTGCTGCCACAACCCCACCGGCATCGACTACTCGCACGCCGAGTGGGACGAAATTGCGCACCTGGTCGCCGAGGCCAAGGTGCTGCCGATCCTCGACCTCGCCTATCAGGGTCTGGGCAACGGCATGGAAGAGGACGCCTATGGCGTTCGCCGCGTGCTGGTGGCCGTGCCCGAGGCGTTGATTAGCTATTCGTGCGACAAGAACTTCGGCCTCTACCGTGACCGCGTCGGCGCGCTCTACGTCATGGCCGCGGTGCCCGAAGACCTGCCGCGCTTGATGTCGAACGGGCACGTGCTGGCGCGCGCCAACTGGTCGCAGCCGCCGGACCATGGCGCTGCCGCCGTGCGCGAAGTGCTGGCCGATGAAGCGCTCACTGCGCAGTGGCTGGACGAACTCGACCAGATGCGTGAGCGGATGCGCCAGGTGCGCGCCAAGCTCGCCGCTGCCGGCACCGCTGGTGCGGTCGATCTGACGCCCATGGGCGGGCAGAACGGCCTGTTCTCCATTGTGCCGCTCAGCAAGGAGCAGGTGCTGGAGATGCGTGAGAAGCACGGCATCTACATGGCGGCATCCGGCCGGATCAACGTGGCCGGGCTGACGATGGGCAACATCGACAAGTTCATCGCCGCGGTGGCGGATGTGGCCGCCTAAGTATCGGGGCTGAGTACCAGATGGACCGGCAGCCGATCCTCGATGGGGAGCGGTTGCTGCTCCGCCCGCTTGTTCGCGAGGACTGGGCGGCGCTCTACGCCATCGCGTCCGATCGCGAGATCTGGGCTGGCCATCCCTCGCACGACCGCTGGCAGGAGCCGGTGTTCCGCGCCTTCTTCGAAGACGCGCTCGCAGGCGGAGGCGCGCTGGCAATCGTCGACAAGGCGACCGGCGCATTGATCGGCTCTTCTCGCTACGGTGGCGAGGGCGACGCGAAGCTATCCGGAGCCATCGAGATCGGCTGGTCGTTCCTGGCGCGCAGCTACTGGGGCAAGGGCTACAACGCCGAATTCAAGCGGCTGATGATCGCGCATGCGCTGGCACACTACGAGCGGGTCGAATTTCAGGTGGGCGCTGACAACGTGATCTCGCGCGGTGCCATGGCCAACATCGGTGGGCAGTTGGTGCCCGGCCTAGGTGCGACGTACGAGCGTTGCGGCGTCATGGTTCACCACGTGGTGTTCGAGATCACCCGCGAAAGCTTCGCGTTGGGGCCGCTCAGCCGCGCAGGCTCTGCATCCGCTGGAGATAGCGGGCGAGCACGTCGATCTCCAGATTGACTTTGTCGCCTTGCTGCAAGGTGCCGAGCGTGGTCACCTCTGCGGTGTGGGGGATGATGTTGACCGCGAAGTGGCAGCTGCCGTCGGGCTGGTCGGTCACCTCATTCACGGTGAGCGAGACGCCGTCGATGGTGATGGACCCTTTCGCCGCCAGGTAAGGCGCCAGTTCGTGCGAGATGGCGAAGCCGATCCGGCGCGAGTCGCCGTCCGGGCACACGCCCAGCACTTCGCCCACCCCGTCGACATGGCCGGTGACGATGTGGCCGCCGAGCTCGTCGCCAAGCTTCAGCGCGGGCTCGAGGTTCAGCGTGGTGCCTTCGTGCCAGCGGCCCGGCACGGTACGCGCGACGGACTCGCCCGAGATATCGACGGCGAACCATGCGTCGCCCGCCGTGCCGCCCTTGTCGACCACGGTCAGGCACACGCCCGAACAGGCGATCGAGGCGCCCATGGCGATGCCTGCCGGATCGAACGGGCAGGCGATGACGGCACGCAAGTCGCCGGATTGGCGCGCTTCGCGAATGGTGCCGAGGGCGGTGACGATGCCGGTGAACATGGATGCTGCCTTAGCCTCGGCGTGCGTAGACTTCCAGCGTGTCGGGCCCAAGCTGCCGACGATCGGTGAGTTGCCACTGCCCGTGCGCCGTGCTCAGCGTCGCTAGGCCGATGTTGCCGATCCCCGGCCGGCCACCACCGATGACGATCGGCGCGCGATAGATCAGCAACCGATCGACCGCGTTCGCAGCCAGGAACGCGGACGCTGCGCCGGCGCCTCCTTCGACGAACAGGTACTGCACGCCCATCATCGACCTGAGTGCATCGGGCGAACTCAGGGCGTGCCAGCCGTCGGGAGCGACCCCGCGCGTCAACACCCAGCGCTGCGGCGATCGATCGGCAAGTCCGGGCAGGCGCACATCGAGGCGCGGGGCATCGCTGCGCAGCGTCCCGCCGCCCACCAGGATCGCGTCGGCCCGCGCACGCATGGCATGCGTATGCGCGCGCGCGGCCTCTCCAGTGATCCACTGGCTTTCCCCGCTTGCCAGCGCGATGCAGCCGTCAAGTGAAAGCGCGAGTTTGAGGGTGACCTCCGGGCGACCCAGCCCGGTGCGGACGAGATAGCCCGACAGACTTTCCTTGCAGGCAGGGGAGGTGACCAGATCGCACTTGATCCCGGCATCGCGGATCCGAGCGATACCTTGCCCCGCGGTGCGCGAGTCGGGGTCCGCGCAGCCTACGACGACACGTGCCGGGCCGGAGGCGCAGACCAGATCGGCACAGGCCGGTCCGCGCGCCGAGATATGCGCGCAGGGTTCCAGCGTCACGTAGAGCGTCGCCCCCTGCGCTGCCTCGCCGGCAGCTTCGAGTGCCATCGCCTCCGCATGCGGCCGACCGCCGGCTTGCGTCCAGCCGCGCGCGACGACTTTCCCCTCGCGGACGATGATCGCGCCAACACCCGGATTGGGTCGGCTGAGCGGCCTTGCGCGAGCGGCGAGGCTGGCCGCGGCAGCGAGCCAGCGCTGGTCGTCGGTCACTGCGGTGGGGAAGCGGGGGCGGCAGGCGCGGCCGTCGGCTTGCCCTCTGCCGCGAGTTCCGCGTTCGCTTCCTGTCGGCGCTTGCGGATGGCTTCGAGCTCCGCCTTCTTCTCGGCGGCGTTCTGGGCATCGGCTTCGCGCGCGATCTTGTCGACGTCCATGCCCGACCAGCGGCCGAGCTCCTTGTACAAGTTGCGCACATCGGCATCGCGCCGTGCGCGATCGAGCGCCAAGGCCTCCTTGCGCTTCTGGTTGGCGATGTTCGAGGCCTCGATCTCGGCGTCCGTGCGATGCGCAGGAAAGACGGTGATGTATGTGACCTTGGGCGGATGATGCGGCGCGCTCGCCTCCTGGCCCATCATCACGTAGAACACGCCGAAGGTGCAAACTGCGGCAACAGCGGCGAAGCGCCAGCGGTTGCCGCCCGCCTGGCGCCAGACCTCGCGAAAATCGGCGATCATGCCGGTGGGCGATACGTCCGCCCACATTCCGGATCGTTTGAACAATGACATGGCGCCAAGATAGGGCATCGCGGCGGCCGGCGCCAGTTGCCGGAACGGTCAGCCGAACGGCTGGTAAAGCCCGCGCCCTTCGCGCTTGAGCCAGGTGTTGGCAGCGGCGACATCGCCTTCGAACATTCGATCGAGGCACGCGTGGAAAGCCGGTGAGTGGTCGAAGTGGACGAGGTGGGCGACTTCGTGAGCAACCACCGAGCGGCGTACAGCGTCGGGAGCCATCACCAGCCGCCAGTTGATTCGGATCGCGCCGTTCGCGGCACAGCTGCCCCAGCGGCGGGCCGCGTTCGATAGCGCCAGGCTGGAGGTAGGGCGTCCGGCAAGAGCGCAATAATGCTCCAGATCATTGGCCAGGAGCGCGCGCGCTTCGGCCTGGAGCCAGCGGCGCACGCGCGCTTCGATGGCAGTCTCGGGGCCGCCGATCAGGAGCATGCCTGCGTCCACGACCGGGCGGCGCCGCGCGGCGGGTTCGTGCCGGATCGCCAGCGCTTCGCCGCGAAAGCGGATGGTCGCGCCAGGGGCGACCGTCGATTTCGTGGGCAGAGCCGTCAGTTGCCGCTCCAGCCATTCGTGGCGGGAGCGGGCAAAGGCGAGCGCCTCGGCCGTCCGCGCCCAGGTCGGGATGGAGATGCGCACCTCGCTGCCGTCCGGAGATAGGCGCATGGTCATCCGCCGCGCGCGGTCCAGCCGGCGTACGACGATGGGCAGTTCGCGTCCGGCCACTGCGAGGCTCGGGACAGCGCGCGGGTCGCGCCGCAGCCAATCAAGCATCACGGACGAGCCGGCCAGGTTTCGGATGTGCTTGCTGCAGCCAGGATGTCGAGAATGTCGCCGCTGCTGACCCTGTTACGGGTGTCGCTATGAATGAGAAAGGCGTGGCGGCATCGCTTACCATCAATCGACGTCCCACGGATCGCCTTCGGACTCGATCTCATAGCCTTCCATGCCATCCGGCCAGATGATGTGTTGCTCCAGCGGCCCGGCCACGGTCTCACTGACCACCCGGTCGACGATCGACACACCGGCGCGATGCACTGCGTCACGGTCGCCCGAGATGAGGTAATGCCAGCCCGGCAGCGGCTCGCCCGCGGCGCGCAGGCGGTAGGCGCAAGTCTGCGGCAGCCAGTCCAGCGAGCCGGAGTTGCGCGCCGTCAGCCGCATGCAGTCGGGCACGAAGCGGCGCCGGTCGGCATAGCTGGAACAGCGCGCGGTCTTGAGGTCGAGCAGCTTGCAGGCGACATTGGTGTGGTAGACCTCGCCCGTATCGGCGTCCTCCACCTTGTGCAGGCAGCATTGGCCGCAACCGTCGCACAAGGCCTCCCACTCGCGCTTGTTCAGCGTCTCGAGCGGCCGCTCCCAGAACTGCGCGCG
Coding sequences:
- a CDS encoding NAD(P)/FAD-dependent oxidoreductase, with product MIIGAGPVGSILALALRQQGVPVLLIDQLAAPERDCRAASCHPPTIAILDRLGLLDDGLEQGLVSPVFHYLDRVTGEQVGRFALPEMQSPPEHAYVLQWEQYKIADTVAERLAADPEAQILRETTLLGLEQQADRVIATVRRGDGSTEQLDAPYVVGCDGGRSTVRKLSGIDFEGFTWPERFIKIDTRHDFTTLGPKISNRNYFSDPDEWMNLFKARGEDGSGMWRAVSPTLPEQADEDLLSPAAIEARLQKFCPKPGTYEIVTVALYNVHQRIAATFNEGRVLLAGDAAHVNNPVGGMGMNGGIHDAMNLAEKLSMILHHGAEAEPLLDRYSRQRRKAQVDGVQAQSIANKQTLGEKDPAIRAAKLAEIAHASATQDLHDAFIRRACMIDSYAAAEATL
- a CDS encoding cupin domain-containing protein — protein: MQTARHARPAEIADWSLEQIMDRYVARFADRVPDWNAFSDASIEGYHRAQHRFIGAGASGKHDDGSVVPAGNFTLSIMLVPPGQGNAAHTHEVEEVFFILQGRCTVFVEDEAGTRLSKELGPWELISCPPGVIHGYQNDTDEPCYLQVVLGRGKPEVAGFADQALFEKREAHL
- a CDS encoding protocatechuate 3,4-dioxygenase translates to MGQIVGAFAMSHQLGSPEGVDEQSERVFQGMREIGRRIRALEPDVLVVVSSDHLNNFSLGAPAPFAVGTAETFHPLGDMGLPRDPVPGAPEFATGLLTFADAQGVEISAAEDIQPDHGVMIPLGIVDPARSIPAVPLYVNTVFYPEPSPAQCRELGEVLRAYVNQLPGEQRVVVLGAGGLSHWVGMPGEGTINEPWDQAFLAEVLAGDLSAMAARDNAEILEVAGNGGLEINAWIVAAAAAGGAGGEAVFYEAMPTWATGMAGVELKVAG
- a CDS encoding alpha/beta fold hydrolase; its protein translation is MEITSNFVDANGVRTHYLEAGEGPPLVLVHGGGAGADSWGNWKDCFAHFAPHFRVIAPDMIGFGKTDKPSPESYVYDQPGRNRHMADFLDAMGLTGVAIVGNSMGGATAIGVALDRPELLSALVLMGSAGLPIPPKPSPNLAATLHYDFTREGMRRVIVGLTAPGYEPQGEMVEYRYQLLEDEAAKAALEAVNAETRKGTLNYDEERLTTITQPVLVVNGKQDGVSILPRAYRFLELLPNSWGYIVPHCGHWAMIEQTEDFCGAVLRFLGKPAA
- a CDS encoding Rieske 2Fe-2S domain-containing protein, translating into MNEEPLVNPEVVSMVGDWKGYVEAKLGFRNHWYPVRFSKELGEGQLEVIELLGERLLLKRIEGKVYAMRDRCLHRGVPLSKKPDCYTKDTITCWYHGYTYRFQTGELVNILAVPESKLINRRKIVTYPATEAKGLIFVFLGDADELHDLAKDVPPGFLDDDVMILGKHRVVNSNWRLGAENGFDALHIFIHKDTTLRHFRTFNFPIGHTPLPGAVQLIEEEDGPKGVMDDFAQHKPVWDGVIDGEIVVSGPRSAQVQGTSASVGTSIWLPGVLKVDSFPTGGLTQFEWYVPLDADRHLYVQTIGKHCPTPADEVNFANEFEATWKPHALDGFNGDDIWAREVTEPFYADDYGWVDEMLCEPDETILAWRRLASRHGRGIQQKIDLR
- a CDS encoding 2-keto-4-pentenoate hydratase, whose amino-acid sequence is MNESVASQSSANIARRLAEAYQGQPIAPVAEGLADIAQAYEVQLLQIGGRLAAGRRVVGRKIGLTSPAVQRQLGVDQPDFGHLTDDMVFGDNAVLDHADLRQPRIEAEVALILGADLDMANATVADVIAATAYAVPSLEVVASRIADWKIGILDTVADNASAGLVVLGGPARRLDGLDLANCAMTMTINGETVSQGHGRDCLGSPLNAAAWLARTSHALGHPLCAGEVILTGALGPMRPVSPGDAVHATIEGLGTVATSFR